One window from the genome of Flavobacterium agricola encodes:
- a CDS encoding relaxase/mobilization nuclease domain-containing protein encodes MIAKIGKSENLYGAISYNQKKIDSENGQVLLLNRIPETLDNTYSTSYLHLCFEPYLSANIRTEKPVRHISLNPDPVDRVSDGQFVKMAQEYMERMGYGNQPYIVFKHTDIERTHIHIVTVCVGLDGKKLRDSYDHPRSMAICRDLEQMYNLIPATEKQRTGNEQVFRPVDYRAGDVKSQIASVVRHLPKYYSYASLGAYNALLSLFNITAEEVKGELHGQPKNGLVYFALNEQGEKASNPFKASLFGKQAGLDELQNQFAKAKEKMKADPVRAVLKSTIEVAIHTATNETDFKKQLLEQGINTVVRRNDEARIYGMTFIDHESRTVWNGSALGKNLSANVFNDWWNEQAVGQRQETEKTNAQNQSSITGNTVEKEEAHALFNFLNKEQQTDDLWIDGLGGLLPEAQGEDYEEQEFANRMKKKKKRKRHGRQQ; translated from the coding sequence ATGATAGCAAAGATTGGCAAGAGCGAGAATTTGTACGGTGCAATTTCATACAACCAAAAGAAGATTGACAGTGAAAACGGGCAGGTTTTATTATTGAACAGAATACCCGAAACATTGGATAATACCTATTCGACCAGTTACCTGCACCTGTGTTTTGAGCCGTATCTGTCCGCAAATATCAGAACGGAAAAGCCAGTGCGCCACATATCGCTGAACCCTGATCCTGTGGATAGGGTTAGCGATGGGCAGTTCGTAAAAATGGCGCAGGAGTACATGGAGCGCATGGGATATGGCAACCAACCATATATCGTTTTTAAGCATACCGATATTGAACGCACCCATATTCATATCGTAACGGTCTGTGTGGGTTTGGACGGCAAGAAGCTACGGGACAGTTACGACCATCCACGTTCGATGGCAATCTGTCGGGATTTGGAACAAATGTACAATCTTATACCTGCAACGGAAAAACAGCGTACCGGAAACGAGCAGGTATTCCGTCCGGTGGATTACAGAGCCGGAGACGTTAAGAGCCAAATCGCATCGGTGGTGCGACACTTGCCGAAGTATTACAGTTACGCAAGCCTCGGAGCGTACAACGCTTTGCTATCGCTTTTCAATATTACGGCGGAGGAAGTCAAAGGGGAACTGCACGGACAGCCTAAAAACGGTCTTGTTTATTTTGCGCTGAACGAACAGGGAGAAAAAGCGAGCAATCCTTTTAAGGCATCCCTTTTCGGGAAGCAGGCAGGACTGGACGAATTGCAAAACCAATTCGCAAAGGCTAAAGAGAAAATGAAAGCCGACCCCGTAAGAGCTGTACTCAAAAGCACCATTGAAGTGGCAATACACACCGCTACAAACGAAACCGATTTTAAAAAGCAGTTATTGGAACAGGGTATCAATACCGTGGTACGGCGCAACGATGAGGCGCGTATATATGGTATGACTTTTATCGACCACGAAAGCCGTACCGTTTGGAACGGTTCAGCTTTAGGTAAAAACCTTTCGGCGAATGTCTTTAATGATTGGTGGAACGAGCAAGCGGTTGGGCAACGCCAAGAAACTGAAAAAACAAACGCACAAAATCAGTCATCGATCACAGGCAACACCGTAGAGAAAGAGGAAGCCCATGCACTTTTTAACTTCCTAAATAAAGAACAGCAGACCGATGATTTATGGATAGACGGATTGGGTGGGCTACTGCCGGAGGCACAGGGCGAAGACTACGAGGAACAGGAATTTGCCAACCGTATGAAGAAAAAGAAGAAACGCAAAAGGCATGGAAGACAACAATAG
- a CDS encoding bis-aminopropyl spermidine synthase family protein: protein MTKKKQILNQIHTSSCPHEPYVLVENILSEIYIKQSLKTLDISENFNIPKPTAVAIRNELLSNGLIEQVNRKIHLSPRGIEYVRNTLRYGLVCLDKYQQFIHGHSEIVEFIHSKIQSILKQRPYVKYELDQAHCTIETLLNRVRFSLLNFDIIGRRVLCIGDDDCLSIAIISVLKAISIGKGLICDIIVVDIDERLTKFIKLTGINENYPIDTVLGNLQCHSSIKLPQNIDTVFTDPPYTINGLNLFLSVANISLKPSIGGKVYLSFGQKKAMDLMKTQNIIDSNGFLIEQIRKKFNRYEGASILGGRSNMYYLMKIKSKIDTAVEIENIYTYSNRNKQKRDN, encoded by the coding sequence ATGACAAAAAAGAAACAAATTTTAAATCAGATTCATACATCTTCTTGTCCTCACGAGCCTTACGTGCTGGTGGAGAATATACTTTCTGAGATATACATAAAACAAAGTTTGAAAACGTTGGATATTTCTGAGAATTTCAATATACCAAAACCAACGGCTGTAGCCATTAGAAATGAATTGCTTTCTAATGGATTAATAGAACAAGTAAATAGAAAAATCCATTTATCCCCTCGAGGTATTGAATACGTAAGAAATACGCTCAGATACGGACTTGTCTGTTTAGACAAATACCAACAATTTATTCATGGGCATTCTGAAATAGTCGAATTTATACACTCCAAAATCCAATCAATTTTGAAACAACGACCATATGTAAAGTATGAATTAGACCAAGCACATTGCACTATTGAAACCCTTTTGAATAGGGTCAGATTTTCTTTGTTAAACTTTGATATCATCGGTAGAAGAGTACTTTGCATTGGAGATGATGACTGTCTTAGTATTGCTATTATTAGCGTTTTGAAAGCCATCAGCATTGGTAAAGGCTTAATTTGTGATATTATAGTGGTCGACATTGATGAGCGATTAACCAAGTTTATAAAACTAACAGGTATAAATGAAAATTACCCAATTGATACAGTACTTGGAAATCTGCAGTGCCATTCTTCCATTAAACTCCCCCAAAATATTGATACTGTTTTTACAGATCCACCATATACCATAAACGGTCTTAATTTATTTCTTTCGGTAGCAAATATTTCTTTAAAACCTAGTATTGGAGGAAAAGTGTATTTGTCATTTGGTCAAAAGAAAGCTATGGATTTGATGAAAACGCAAAATATAATTGATAGTAATGGATTTTTGATAGAACAAATTAGAAAAAAATTCAACAGATATGAAGGGGCAAGCATTCTCGGTGGTAGGAGTAATATGTATTACTTAATGAAGATAAAGTCAAAAATTGACACGGCAGTAGAGATAGAAAATATTTATACCTATTCAAATAGAAATAAACAAAAAAGAGATAATTGA
- a CDS encoding aminoglycoside 6-adenylyltransferase — MIDTTKSIAQQDENVSAVLMYGSFTKNEGDQYSDIEFYIFLKSKENFSAKKWVNKIYSTTLYFTNEYGSEVAIFENLIRGEFHFLTINEIDVIKSWEGFVSFSDFDQMNLIDKDGFLTETLNQIKTKLPDRTTNENILFLSQSLLNVLLTTSNLIKRKEYAHAYQSLSNVQKYLLWLIRIATNQTHHWESPTKSLENDIDKDWYSEFRLTTSDLDTGNLKVAFQNSLNLSKKLFDELGVKTDLKRLLNRIE; from the coding sequence ATGATTGATACGACCAAATCAATCGCTCAACAGGACGAAAATGTTTCCGCAGTTTTAATGTATGGGTCGTTTACCAAAAACGAGGGCGACCAATATTCTGATATTGAGTTTTATATTTTTCTGAAAAGCAAAGAAAATTTTTCTGCCAAAAAGTGGGTAAACAAGATTTATTCGACAACGTTATACTTTACGAATGAATATGGCAGTGAAGTCGCAATTTTTGAGAACCTGATTAGAGGTGAATTTCATTTTTTAACAATAAATGAGATTGACGTCATAAAATCGTGGGAGGGCTTTGTATCGTTCAGTGATTTTGACCAAATGAACTTAATTGACAAAGACGGTTTTTTGACTGAAACACTTAATCAAATAAAAACAAAATTGCCCGACAGAACTACAAATGAAAATATCTTATTTTTAAGCCAATCATTACTGAATGTATTGTTGACAACAAGTAACTTGATTAAAAGAAAGGAATACGCTCACGCTTACCAAAGCCTGTCAAACGTACAAAAGTATTTACTTTGGTTAATCCGAATAGCAACAAATCAAACCCACCATTGGGAAAGTCCGACAAAAAGTTTAGAGAATGATATTGACAAAGATTGGTATTCAGAATTTAGATTGACAACATCTGATTTGGACACTGGCAATTTAAAAGTAGCTTTCCAAAATTCATTGAACTTATCAAAAAAGCTGTTTGATGAATTAGGTGTTAAGACAGACCTAAAACGACTACTAAATAGGATTGAATAA
- the speD gene encoding adenosylmethionine decarboxylase, producing MKKDINTKGIHYILDLWNCNQKILNQPNTLLNILTTCSEKLETQVVGKCFHQFQPQGVTGILLLAESHISIHTFPEYSYASVDFYLCSTDRDAIEAVTWIIDQLSSEKWHIKTLVRGVL from the coding sequence TTGAAAAAAGATATTAATACGAAAGGGATACACTACATATTAGACCTCTGGAATTGCAACCAAAAAATTTTGAATCAGCCAAATACATTGTTAAATATTCTTACCACTTGTAGTGAGAAGCTTGAAACTCAAGTTGTCGGAAAATGCTTTCACCAGTTTCAACCGCAGGGAGTGACAGGAATATTACTACTGGCCGAGTCTCACATCTCAATACATACATTTCCTGAGTATAGTTATGCCAGCGTTGATTTTTATCTATGTAGTACTGATAGGGATGCGATTGAAGCAGTTACTTGGATAATAGACCAACTTTCCTCTGAAAAGTGGCATATCAAAACTTTGGTTCGTGGCGTGTTGTGA
- the mobA gene encoding conjugal transfer protein MobA: MEDNRRNRTNKVGRKPKKDPASHRYSISLNDMENAQFLTLFEQSGMKVMAHFITACIFQKPIKTVKIDMDAVDFHTRLTNFYSQFRAVGVNYNQIVKILYRNFSEKKASAYLFKLEKQTAEMADLCRKVIELTQEFEREHLQKHR, encoded by the coding sequence TGGAAGACAACAGAAGAAACCGAACAAACAAAGTTGGTCGCAAGCCTAAGAAAGACCCTGCTAGCCACCGTTATTCGATTAGTCTCAACGACATGGAAAATGCACAGTTTCTTACGTTGTTCGAGCAATCGGGAATGAAAGTAATGGCACATTTCATTACAGCCTGTATCTTTCAGAAGCCAATAAAGACCGTAAAAATTGATATGGATGCAGTCGATTTTCATACAAGGCTCACCAATTTTTACAGCCAGTTCAGAGCCGTTGGTGTGAATTATAACCAAATCGTGAAGATACTTTACCGCAATTTCTCGGAGAAAAAGGCATCGGCTTACCTCTTTAAACTGGAAAAGCAGACGGCAGAAATGGCGGATTTATGCCGGAAAGTGATTGAGCTAACACAGGAATTTGAAAGAGAACACCTACAAAAACATAGATAA
- the mobC gene encoding conjugal transfer protein MobC, translating to MQGEDDLRGLAKIMAFMRAVSILLVLMHFYWFCYGFFAERGWTLEIIGKILTNFNRTAGLFSHTLFTKIFALLLLALSCLGTKGVKNEKITWAKIYTALGIGFVLFFLNIPLLKLSAVIATSLYILTTGLGYIALLMAGVWMSRLLRNNLMDDVFNNENESFQQETRLIENEYSVNLPTRFFYKGKWNNGWINIVNPFRASIVLGTPGSGKSYAIVNNYIKQHIEKGFAMYIYDFKFDDLSTIAYNHLLKHSDKYKITPKFYVINFDDPRRSHRCNPLSPAFMTDISDAYEASYTIMLNLNRSWILKQGDFFVESPIILLASIIWFLKIYENGKYCTFPHAIELLNKKYADVFTILTSYPELENYLSAFMDAWQGGAQDQLQGQIASAKIPLSRMISPQLYWVMTGDDFSLDINNPQEPKILCMGNNPDRQNIYSSALGLYNSRIVKLINKKDKLKSSVIIDELPTIYFRGLDNLIATARSNKVAVCLGFQDYSQLIRDYGDKESKVIQNTVGNIFSGQVVGETAKNLSERFGKVLQKRQSMTINRNDKSTSISTQLDSLIPASKISTLTQGIFVGAVSDNFDERIEQKIFHAEIVVDNEKVSAETKAYQKIPQILSFADENGNDNMKQVIEDNYRQVKTDVLQIVESEMERIKNDPDLQHLIQQD from the coding sequence ATGCAAGGAGAAGACGATTTGAGAGGCTTAGCCAAAATTATGGCTTTTATGCGTGCCGTAAGTATTCTATTGGTACTGATGCATTTTTATTGGTTCTGTTACGGTTTCTTTGCCGAGCGTGGATGGACACTGGAAATCATCGGCAAGATACTGACCAATTTCAACCGTACCGCAGGGCTTTTTTCACACACGCTTTTCACTAAGATTTTCGCATTGCTATTGTTGGCGTTAAGCTGTCTCGGTACTAAGGGCGTAAAGAATGAAAAGATAACATGGGCTAAGATTTACACCGCCTTAGGTATTGGCTTTGTGCTGTTCTTTCTGAACATACCATTATTAAAGCTGTCGGCAGTGATTGCCACATCGCTTTACATCCTTACAACGGGCTTGGGATATATAGCTTTGCTCATGGCAGGGGTATGGATGAGCAGACTACTCCGCAACAATCTGATGGACGATGTTTTTAATAATGAAAACGAGAGTTTCCAACAAGAAACCCGTCTGATAGAAAATGAATACTCGGTCAATCTTCCCACAAGGTTTTTTTACAAAGGCAAGTGGAACAATGGATGGATTAATATCGTCAACCCTTTTCGAGCTTCGATTGTGCTTGGCACTCCCGGCTCCGGAAAATCCTACGCCATCGTAAACAATTACATCAAGCAACATATCGAAAAGGGCTTTGCGATGTATATCTACGATTTCAAGTTTGACGACCTTTCCACCATTGCCTACAACCATTTGCTGAAACATTCCGATAAGTATAAGATAACACCCAAGTTTTATGTTATCAATTTTGACGACCCACGCCGAAGCCATAGATGCAATCCGTTAAGCCCTGCCTTTATGACGGATATATCCGATGCTTACGAAGCCTCTTATACCATCATGTTAAACCTCAACAGGTCGTGGATTTTGAAGCAAGGGGATTTTTTCGTGGAAAGCCCAATTATACTGCTTGCTTCAATCATTTGGTTTCTGAAAATCTATGAAAACGGGAAGTATTGCACGTTTCCCCATGCTATTGAATTGCTTAATAAAAAATATGCAGACGTGTTTACAATTTTGACCTCATACCCCGAACTTGAAAACTATTTATCGGCTTTCATGGATGCGTGGCAGGGCGGAGCGCAAGACCAGTTGCAGGGGCAAATAGCATCGGCAAAAATTCCGTTGTCACGCATGATTTCGCCACAACTTTATTGGGTAATGACGGGGGATGATTTTTCACTGGACATCAACAACCCCCAAGAACCGAAAATCCTATGCATGGGTAATAATCCCGACCGTCAAAATATCTATTCGTCCGCTTTAGGATTGTACAATTCGAGGATTGTAAAACTTATCAATAAGAAAGATAAGTTAAAGAGTTCCGTTATCATAGACGAGTTGCCTACGATATATTTTCGGGGTTTGGATAATCTTATCGCAACGGCACGTAGCAATAAGGTGGCTGTGTGCTTGGGTTTTCAAGACTATTCGCAATTAATAAGGGATTACGGCGACAAGGAAAGCAAGGTCATCCAAAATACGGTGGGCAATATTTTCTCCGGTCAGGTAGTGGGCGAAACAGCTAAAAACCTAAGTGAACGCTTCGGGAAAGTGTTGCAGAAACGGCAAAGCATGACCATCAACCGTAATGACAAATCTACTTCTATATCCACCCAATTAGACAGCCTTATTCCGGCTTCCAAAATATCCACGCTCACACAGGGTATATTTGTCGGGGCAGTATCGGACAACTTCGATGAGCGTATCGAGCAGAAAATATTTCATGCTGAAATTGTAGTGGATAACGAAAAGGTTTCTGCCGAAACCAAAGCATATCAGAAGATACCGCAGATTTTATCTTTTGCTGATGAAAACGGCAACGACAATATGAAGCAAGTCATTGAAGACAATTACAGGCAAGTCAAAACGGACGTTTTGCAGATTGTGGAAAGCGAAATGGAGCGTATCAAGAACGACCCCGATTTACAGCATTTGATACAGCAGGATTAG
- a CDS encoding histidine phosphatase family protein: MTVLKNIITIQHPESIHHTNRMIGSWTDWELSEKGIEQAENIACSLQLEIKNNEFSLFTSPLKRAKQTAEIIGEKLNIQPRITDALKERSLGKANGKSVQWLKENIENEEITIYDKCFNDAESRYDVWQRLLPFYNEIIIHDDENIIIVSHGDTLSIFNAMWLGLEAEILNRIDLYGVSGGVSFLHQTSTGKRVIKRLSDTSYVKFW, encoded by the coding sequence ATGACCGTATTGAAAAATATAATCACCATCCAACATCCCGAATCAATTCATCATACTAATAGAATGATTGGTTCATGGACAGACTGGGAACTATCTGAAAAAGGAATTGAGCAAGCAGAAAATATAGCCTGTAGTCTACAATTAGAGATTAAAAATAATGAATTTTCGCTCTTTACATCCCCTCTTAAAAGAGCAAAACAAACTGCCGAAATCATTGGAGAAAAGCTGAATATACAACCTCGGATAACAGATGCTTTAAAAGAAAGGAGTTTAGGTAAAGCAAACGGAAAATCTGTACAATGGCTAAAAGAAAACATCGAAAATGAGGAAATAACAATTTACGATAAATGCTTTAACGATGCAGAATCCAGATATGATGTTTGGCAAAGATTACTACCTTTCTACAACGAAATCATCATCCATGATGATGAAAATATAATTATTGTTTCCCACGGAGATACATTGAGCATATTCAATGCGATGTGGTTGGGTTTGGAAGCTGAAATATTAAATAGAATTGACTTATACGGTGTAAGTGGAGGTGTCTCATTTTTACACCAAACAAGCACAGGAAAAAGGGTTATCAAAAGATTGAGCGATACCTCTTATGTCAAATTTTGGTAA